The window GCCGTGGAGggctggagaggggagagggcagggcacaGCGGCTGGCCCTGTCGGTGGTTCCCCCTGTACCCTGCAGGGTTCTGGGCCTGTGATTTTGCTTTTCGTGAATGTGTGGTGGGAGATCTTTCCAGAGCTCAGATATTTTCCTGTGGGGTGGGGCCCCCATTTAACCCCTCAATGGCTGCCTTTCACCAAGCGCCAGAGTCTCTGCAAGTGGAACCTGCCCTCCCAGGTCCCCCAGCATCGCCTGCATCACGCTCTGCGCTCTGGCAGCTACTTCCGGTCTGCTTCTCTGCTCAGCCACCCCCTGCCTCTAGTGCCCTTCCTCACCATGCCCTCTGGAAACCTTCTAGAAACTCCAGATTAGGTGCCCCTCCCCCGGGCTTCTACAGGCCCTATCTCCCCTCCCGCCGCTGCTTCTGGCAGCACTAGGTGGCTGCTCGCTGAGGGCAGGGGCTGCCTCTTCAGCTCTGGACTCTGCCCGGACTCTGACCCCAGCGCGGCCTCCCCAGCTGTTCCCGGGGAATCGCTGTTCCTGGGGCAATGGGCCCTGGGGAGAGGCCCCTACGGAACGGGGCCGCTCACTGAGTCTTCTTCCCGCCTCTTCCTGCAGCTGCCTCTGTCCAGCAGTCACCTGAATGTGTACAGTGGAGACCCCCAGGTCACCGCCTCCCTGGTGGGCGTCACCAGCAGCTCCTGCCCAGCCGACCTGACGCAGAAGCGTGAGCTCACAGGTACCGCCCCGCTGTCTCCCGGAGCGCCCCCCATCCCGGCTGTGTCTCCCCAGCGCCTCCCCTCCCAGCTCTCCTCTTTTGTTTTCCAGATGCTGAGAGCCGGGCCCTGGCCAAGGAGCGGCAGAAGAAAGACAATCACAACCTCAGTGAGTCTCCCCtgcctctcttcctcctctcacCTGGGCTGGCTCCAAAGCTACCCTCTGACCTGCAGCTTCTAGGAAGGATTCCTTACAGGAGGCTATAAAATCCTGGCATTGGCATGACTGGATTCAGCCTCTTTCCACCAGTCCTTGCTAGAAGGCGGGGGAGAGGTGCTCCAGGGAAGAGATATTCATAAAATTCCCAGAACTTCAGAGGGAATGAGTTTATCAGATTGTTTTCTTTAGGGCGTGGAGCCTTCTGAGCAGTGGAGggaggcctctccagacagcttTGTCTGCTACAGTCTTCCCCTCCTTAATCATGTCTGGCCTGCCCCCAACCCCCTTAACCCCACAGCCACCccgtttggtggtggtggtggttattcagttgctcagtcgtgtccgactctttgagaccccacaggctgcagcgtgccaggcttccctgtccttcaccatcacccagagcttgctcaaactcatgtccattgagtcagagatgccatccaaacatcttgtcctctgccatccccttctccttctgccctcagtctttcccagggtctttgcaatgagttggctcttcgcccATGTAGTTGGTCACCAGTTCCTTCCCAGAAGGACTAAGGCGTCCCTCCTTGGGCTGGACCCTTCTTCCCAGGTAGGGTCCTCATCTCCCTAATTGTTTCCCCCGATATTTGTTACTTCTAGTTGAAAGGCGACGGAGGTTCAACATCAATGACCGCATCAAGGAGCTGGGCATGCTGATCCCCAAGGCCAATGATTTGTGAGTGGATttcctggaggaaggggaggggagggcagcagCTCACAGGTATTATCtgctggttgccagggggaagggatgGGAAGAGAATCCCCTTTAGCTTCTTTAAGATCTTATCATCTGTTGGGGAAAGAAGAACCTTCCATCCCCCAACTAAGAAAGGCTCAAGACAGGAAGGAGGAGTCCAGGTCCCAGAAGTAAGGGTAGGGTCAGGGggtgcttcctggaggaggagtcaTGCTAGGAAAGTTTGCTGAGGCACCAGACTGGTGCAGAGGTGGTCTGGGATCAGGAGTCGTGAGGGTGGAGAACAGGTGTGGGTTTTGGTGGCAGGAATGGGAGGCCTGGGGAAGGAGGCTGCTCCGAATTGCCTGGTTCCTGggattgcaatgcaggagacctgagtttcctccctgggtcgggaagatcacctggagaagggaacaactacccactccagtgttcttgtctgggaaatcccatggacagagatgcctggtgggctatagtccaacgggctcgcgaagagtcggacacaaccgagcgactaagcCTTTCTCTTGGGATGAACGAGGTGGGTGGCGGCACCACAGTCACTTGCTCATTTGCAGATGGACATTGGCCTCCTCCATAAATAGGGGTTGGTCAGCTCTGGGGTTTGGGGCAAAGTTGGGATAGGCGACATCAACTCTGAAGCCACAGCAGGGTTTTACGCCCACCCACGAAGCTCCTGGCCGGTCCTAGCCCCCTCCTCTGAGCATGAGCCTCTGATTCTGCCTGGCCTGCAGGGACGTGCGCTGGAACAAGGGCACCATCCTCAAGGCCTCTGTTGACTACATCCGGAGGATGCAGAAGGACCTGCAGAAGTCCCGGGAGCTGGAGAACCATTCTCGGCGCCTGGAGATGACCAACAAGCAGCTCTGGCTCCGTATCCAGGTCTGGGTCTTGAACCTGGTCCTCTTGGGTGGCTCTGACTCCTGACCCCTGGCCTGAGTCCTGAGCCCTGTAAGGGGCGGTGCTTACACTTCTGCAGTTGGAGATGGAGGGATGATCCCCATGGGGAAGGAAGACTTATCAGTCAGGATGTTATCGTTGGGTAACAGAGAGTGCCCGCCAAGTGAGCAAGAGAAAGAACAAAGGCTTGGGAAAGTCCATGCTACCACCTAGAGCCACCTAGTCCTGGCTCTGTTGTTGAAGCCCTTTTGTCCTCTTTGGGCCTGACACTGGTCGCCTATATAAAGGGCGATTGGCCTGCAGCTtcaaagattttctatttcttatggtAGATAATACAATTCACATTGCAATCCAGCCCACATAGTCAgctcaaagtgaaaaaaaatcaaagtttcaTGAAAGAACCCTCATCCTTAATAGATGCAATGCATTCTGATAATTTCTAGTCTGGTCTAGTCTAGGCAAGTctatttcaattaaaagaaaaaatagaaagagagcTGGTCAAGGCTCAACTGTAGTGGTTTCCCAACCCACTAATGAGTTGTGACTTGTAGCTGGAAAACACGTTGGTGAAGACTCTAGAGCTGCCCTGCGCTTGCTCCCAGCTGAGATATTTTGTGGTCTTGGGTGCCACAAAGGGAGGGTCAAGGGCGGCAGCGGGGGTTGGGGTGGGCAGCAGGGGGTTGCCAGGGGTGGGCGCCTCCAACCTCTGTCTGTCCCACCTGCAGGAGCTGGAGATGCAGGCTCGGGTGCACGGCCTGCCCACCACCTCGCCCTCCGGCATGAACATGGCCGAGCTGGCCCAGCAGGTGGTGAAGCAGGAGCTGCCCAGCGAGGAGGGCCCAGGGGAGGCCCTGCTATTGGGGGCCGAGGTCCCCGACCCTGAGCCACTGCCGGCTCTGCCGCCCCAGGCCCCGCTGCCCCCTCCAGCCCAGCCACCCCAGCCACCATCCCCATTCCACCACCTGGACTTCAGCCACAACCTGAGCTTTGGGGGCGGGGGCAACGAAGGGCCCCCGGGCTACCCCGAACCTCTGGGGCCAGAGCATGCCTCCCCGTTCCCTGACCTGTCCAAGAAAGATCTGGACCTCATGCTCCTAGACGACTCCCTGCTCCCGCTGGCCTCCGACCCCCTCTTCTCCACCATGTCCCCTGAGGCCTCCAAGGCCAGCAGCCGCAGGAGCAGCTTCAGCATGGAGGAGGGCGACGTGCTGTGACCTGGGCGACAGGGGCgggcctgggggctgggagggccagggccaccgccccccacccttCAGGCTGCACTTGTGTGTGAAGTAGCCCCTGCCCGGCCTCACTCCTCCTGTCGGCCCCCGCACCCTGTGTGGACTTAGTGCCCGCTTGGCAGCCCGTGGGTTGGAAGCCCCCCACCCAGGGGCAGCCCTCTTCATGGGGCTGGGCAGGAAGAGGCCTTCAGCCCGGCTCCTCCCAGAGGTGACATCGTGAGGGCAAGGCGAGGGGGCGCCGCAGAGGGGGGACAGGATGTGCTGGAGTTAAGAAGACATCTTACCTTCGAGCCTGGTCCCCCCATCAGTGAAGGAGGACTCATTGGAACCAGGGGTCCAGAAGTTCCTTCTTGGAGGCATGGACTGGTCCAGGGGTGCCCAGGCTTGCCTTTCTGGCACTCTCCCCACCCACAGGTGGGGCCCCCACCCCCGCTTTGGTGCTAACAGCTCTCCTCCAGGTGGTGTGAGGGCGGGGGTGGCCAGAAGAGGGGGTGCTGGGTTCAAGTTAGAACGTGGGGTCACTGCTGGAAGAGCAGCTCCCCTCAAGGCTCCCCACTTTGTGCCTTTAGTAAACACTGTGCTTTGTACCCGCTTGTCCTGTCTCTTTGGAGGGGGTCTGGGGGCCAACAGATGCCGGGGAGGAGTCAACCCAATGGACTCACAGTTCAAATGCCCCCGAAGGGGATCAGGGATGGGGGATACAGACAGAAGGGACTGAGTCCATCGCCTGGTTCCCCCAGCTCCCTAGCAGGGCCCCATGGAAGCTGGAGATGTAGCCTTACTTAGGGGTCTTGGGTGCTTCTGGGGGCTGTGTCCCTCCCCATGGCCACAAGGTGGCGCTGCCGCCCCGCTGGTCTCACACCTCCTGCTGAGGCCTGAGTTGGCTGGGCCAGGTGACTGGGAGACCCTGTTGCTTGGAAACCAAGTCTACAGCTCCTGGGCACTGTGGTCCCAGACTACCCAGGCCGGGGACGGTGGGCATGTTTCTCCTGTCCCCAGCCCCAGTTCTTTCCTCTCCATAAGGTGGGCTGCCTGCTCTGGGGGCAAGGCCCAGGACCAGCTGCCTAGGTTATGAGGGGCTCTGCCCTGCGGGTTGAGGGAAGGAGAGACCCATGTAAACTACAGTTGCAAGGACGTGGCACCAGGGCGAAGGTTCTGCTCCAGCACCTCAGGCATTGagaccccccccgccccccgccaccgCCCCCACCAAACCCTTTCCTTTCTGGGCTAAAGGCTCCCTCAACCCACAGTAGTTCCCGGGGGGCCTCTGCTCCAAGATCCTGGGGCTTTATGACCTCACTCAGGGTGGGGAAAATGGGCTTGGGGCAGAGAGGGGTGAGGGGGTGTGCCTCTTGAGCCGGGGTgtctgggggaagggaggagagtatCTTTGCCAGCTTTGCCCGCCTCTCCCTCGACTTGCCACAGTCTCTTCAGGCAAAGATCAAAATGGCTTTCCCCTTTTGGGGCCCTGTGAGGACAACGgggcctaattaaaaaaaaaaaaatcccaggatgAAAATGGCTAAGAGGGCAATTTCCTCCTTGCAGAACGGGAGATCAAATCAACGTTGGAGCAATTAACGTGTGAGGGAGAGGTGGAAAGGGCCGGGCGTGTGGGTGCTGATGACAGCCGGGCAGGGGATTAATCTCAAGGTCAGATGGAGCCGTGGATGACTTTGTGAGTTGGAGCTCGCACAAGCATCGGCACCTCCTTCCCGTTCcaggccccaccccacagccGGGACCTGCCCATGGCTTGGGAGCCTTTCTTCTCCTGAGGCAGGTCCTGAGCTCTGGCTGGGGGAGGTGTGGGGGTGTGGAAATCTTCCGAGGCCCTCCTTCAGGCCACTGAGGCTCTCTCCTCCCCCAATCTGTTCGTTCTTTTCACCCTGGGGACTGACTCTGAGGAAGCAGAGCGCTGCCCTCCCGCTTCTTCAAGCAGCCCCTCAAGACCATGGTATCTTCACCTGCCTGCTGGCTTCCTGTCCCGAGGTTCCTTCCGCCTGGCCAGCACCTGCAGCTTGGGAAGCAGGGTCTGGACGGCCCAGCAGGGAGTACTGagggtgtgggtgggggttcTGCCCACAAGAGGGCGCTCAGAGCCAGGCGTGGGCCGTCGCCAGAAGGTGAGCAGTCTCCGCTTGCTTGTGCTTTTCAAGCTGCAATCCTACCGTTTGATTTCAGCATAAACAGAGTACCTCCAGAATTTCAGCAAGCCACCAGAAAGTGTTCACGTGTCTGAGACTGGTCTGTGCAACCCTTAGCTAGTAGCTGGAATGGAGTCGGTCAACAGTTTCTGACTGCAGGGTATGAACATCTCTGATTAAATAAGAAGAGAATGCTGTCTTCATCCACACTCTTTATGTGGTACACAACACCTTTCCAGACATCAAGTCCATGAGGGAGGGAACTGTAAACAGGTAGAGTGGGCGAGGACTGGTGTAAAAGCAGAGATGGACCTGTTGAACCCCCTCATTTCCCAGAGGAAGCCCCCAGCGACTGGAGAGCAAgcaaaaatgtaaaaaggcagTGGGGTCTGGGAAGGGCTCCAAGCCAGGTCAGGGAAGGACGAGCAGCTGCAGCTCCCATGGATCCGCCAAGGAGCCCCAAAGTCAAGCAGGTGCACTGGGCGAGGGTCCTGCCATCCTCCGCTCCACTCCCTCCATCTGCCCATCCCCTGCCAGCTGCCGGCTTCTCATCTCCTGTACCGGGAGGGAGCTGGGATCTGAGGACAAGAAGCAGGACAGACACACTCATCACGGTGTACACAGAGGAAGGTGGCTTTCCACCCCTGCCGTCCGCGGAGTATCTCCCTACTCATTCAGATGGGAAGCTCCGGGCCCTGCTGAGAATGGGCAAGGGCTGGTGCTGGCTCTCGGCTCCTTAGTACCCACCTCCTCAGCGTTAGGAAGTCTTGGACATCCCACAGCATCTCTCCTTTGAGGCCTGGCCCACCATCTGCAAAACAGGGCCATCTGGAAGTGGAGGGAAgcctggggcaggagggaggggggatCCTGAGAGGGGGAAGAAGATGGAGCTCAGAATGTTCTTTGGAATTTCTCTTTCCATCACCCACTGGTCCTTTAAATCAGAGATTCTTCACTGTTTGGAGCCACTGGCTTGGATGAGAGTCTGATATACACTATGGATCttccctgccccagcctcctAAAAAATGAACCCTAAAATCAACCCTCCTGTTCCCAACCCATGCCTTCCTCCCCATCTCAAAGCCTGGGCCCCCTCCACACCACCTGAAGCAGACAGAAAGAGCCCCTTCAATTCACCCCCTGCCCCTCACTTCCTGAGACCTTTGCCTCTTGGGGTCCAGCCCCCATCCACCTCTTGGGCTCCTCCattctcatcttttttctttgctctctCTTTTCCGAGGGGGGCAGTGGAATTTATACAATATTTAAGCAGCCAGAGCCAAGTCCGGGAAGATATTATTAATGTAAAAGGGACGGGCTGCAAATGCTTTTGGACCTGGTTACAATTAGAGGGTGATTTTTCTAAAGGTCAATGAATTCAGATAATATCCACAGGGGGGAGAGAAATTTAATACCTTTTTagtgaattaattaattataatattatatcagCTTGGGGTTCTTTTCCAGAGTGATTAAGGGAGCGATCTGTCTTCTGTGAGGCCGGGGAGCAGCGCCTGCTGCCAGCGAGGACCCGGTCTCTGGGCTTAGGATGGGggcccttccctctcctctcgCTCCAGCTCTGTACAGGGAGCTGGAGggctgaaggcagcaggagaggcAGGCAGGACTGGGTCTGACTAGGGCATGTGGGGTGATTGGCGGTGCCCTGTGATCTCAGCCCGGCTGTATTCCTGCTGGCTTGTCACTGAGCCTCACACCATGGCCTGAGAAGCTGAGGCATGGGTTACAGCCTCTTTCTTTACGCTTGGGAGAAACCAAGGCCCAGTGGGTTCAGAGACTGGGCCTAAACCTCACCATGGGTTAAGACAGACTGGGGTGGTGGAGCCAGCTGGAAATAACAAGAAGgttcccccacctcccacaccaAGCCTTCTGGAAAATCTCCCCTGGCCCGTGTAGTTCCCCTTTTAGAAGAAAGAGGCCCTTTCAGGGCATCACATGTGCCCAGGCtcagtttataaaatgaaaatatcccAGCAGTGCTGATAAGTCAAGTGGCTGTGAGGTCCGCAGAGGAAATAACTACGATTTCTGTCCCCGGAGGGACCCAGAAGCGCCCCAGGGAGAGCTGCTCCTCACCCGCTTGTGCATTCATCCATGTGTTCAATcagtcactcaacaaacatttggggcatacccactcttttttttttttcctttcatttttgggGGCAAAAATGACAGACTGAAATAGTCCTTCTCCAGGCCAAGCCTGCCCCATCTTGAGCCCCAGGTGCTCATCTGAGCGATggagggtgggctggggagaTCTCCGTGGTCCCCTTCCACCAGACAGCTCTGGCCTCCAGACTCCACCTGAGGGCAGGAAGGCTGGGAGACAGCGACTCCACCTGAGGGCAGGAAGGCTGGGAGACAGCGATTGTTCATTCCCTCGGCAAACCCTGAGCACTCCTCACAGCCGGCTCTGTGCTGGGTACCGGGGATGCCCCAGGGGGATAAGGGACAGTCCCTACTCCCTGGTAGCCAGTCCCTAGACAGGTGGGGGTGACGAGACAGACACGTGAACAGCCAAGATGATTCAGTGAGGGGGTGACAGGAAGACAGGGGTGATATTAAACTGAATCACGAGGGACTTGGCTgacaaggagagggagggggcattCCCGGCACAAACAGCAAAGGCCACCTGCAGACTAGACGGGCTGGGGGGCCCGGGCACTGACCGGAAGACCGTTCCACGAGCACGGGTTCTGGGTCCAGGGCAGAGCGCATCGGAACCAAATGGGCCCATGCTGAAATGCAGTCTCTGCCACGGCTTGCTGTGTTAAGGCAGTTTGGGGAGCGGGGGtactttctctgtctcctttcccCTTCAGTAAAGGGACTGACATCACTAACACCCAAGGTCGTGTGGGAATTAAAGGAATTGTccttcagtcgcccagtcgtgtccgactctgcgaacacacggactgcagcccaccccgGAGTTTTCCCATGTTCCTTCAAGGAAGAACCGAAAGGAAACGCCAGGCACAGCATCTGTCTGGCTCCTGACTTAACTTCCAGGCGGCCCTTGAGGGATGAGTGGGCCCTGGTTGTGTCCACAATCCTGTTTCCTCCCCAGGGGGCGCCCCTGGCGGCCCTAGCCTGGGGACCTCTCGGGGCCAGGGGAGACCAGCGCCTCCCTTCCCGCCTCGCTGCGCCCCGCGCCCCCtccgccctccccccaccttgGCCCTGGCTGCCCCCGCCCTTCCCCCGCCCTCTCTCAGCTTTCCGTGCGCGGCTGGCCGGGAGGGCCTTCCCATTGTACTATCTTTGGGCCCTAAATTAAAATTGATGACATCTTGAAATGAGCAGTGAGGGTAATTTTGCTTCTGAGCCGGGATGCTAATGAGGCCCCTTAATGGTGCAAACGCCGAGCTGACGGGTCGTGTGTCACGCGCGGCGGCGAGGGGGGTAATGGCCGCGGTAAGTGCCGGTAATTACACCCTGTCTCGCTGTATTTTGGCAGGCCTGGCGGGAGAGCTGGGGCTCCATCACCGCCGCCTGGGGCGCCCCCACCCACCGCGGGCCTGACAGCCGGAGATACCCGCCTCTGCCCCGCCAGGCCCCCCAACTCCATCCCCTCCCCAAACCAGGGGCCTGGGGCCCAGCCACCCCCCTACCCCCATGCACGCACTGTGCAACAGCGTGCACACACACTTCCACGACTTTGTCCCCTACAGCCTGGGGACACACCCGCAGTGTGAACAGCACCTGCATACACACCCGTGTTCACCCACTGCCACCCCCACACGCCACACTGGGGGAACACACACGGCTCCATGTACACACCCTCGTGGTGCACACGTATGTGTGCTCACGAATAGTGCGTCCTCAAGTAGTGCGCACGTGCTGGGCAGCTGCGGTGCTGCAGCTCTATGCTCTCTCACCCTCCTCACTCGCCCCATTTTGTGGTGCAGACACTGAGCCTAGGGAGATGCAGCAGCCCAGCCAGGGTGACGCAGCAGACGGAGGCGGAGGCAGGAGTGGAAGTCTGGTCTCACTATGCCATCCTGGCGCCCACCACATGTCCTCTTATGTGTACCTGCCTGTACAGCTCTCTGCCCATGAACACGTACACGCCTGTACTTGCACGTGTGTTTATCACACACAGGTCACATGTAACCTCCATGCACCCAAATACCGCTACCAATGCACTGTGTGGGCATTCACCCAGACACACAGGCGTGTGGGTGtacttagcacatgcacacacacacagttacacaCATGTGCGTATGTGCTTGGATCATATACTGTTCACACTCCACAGACCTGTAGGCTGCCAGTCATAAAGCTACTCCAGGTTCTGGCACCTCACTTTC of the Bubalus kerabau isolate K-KA32 ecotype Philippines breed swamp buffalo chromosome 3, PCC_UOA_SB_1v2, whole genome shotgun sequence genome contains:
- the TFEB gene encoding transcription factor EB isoform X2 yields the protein MASRIGLRMQLMREQAQQEEQRERMQQQAVMHYMQQQQQQQQLGGPPTPAINTPIHFQSPPPVPGEVLKVQSYLENPTSYHLQQSRDQKVREYLSETYGNKFAAHISPAQGSPKPLPAASPGVRPAHVLSSSAGNSAPNSPMAMLHIGSNPEREFDVIDNIMCLDDVLGFINPETQMPNTLPLSSSHLNVYSGDPQVTASLVGVTSSSCPADLTQKRELTDAESRALAKERQKKDNHNLIERRRRFNINDRIKELGMLIPKANDLDVRWNKGTILKASVDYIRRMQKDLQKSRELENHSRRLEMTNKQLWLRIQELEMQARVHGLPTTSPSGMNMAELAQQVVKQELPSEEGPGEALLLGAEVPDPEPLPALPPQAPLPPPAQPPQPPSPFHHLDFSHNLSFGGGGNEGPPGYPEPLGPEHASPFPDLSKKDLDLMLLDDSLLPLASDPLFSTMSPEASKASSRRSSFSMEEGDVL
- the TFEB gene encoding transcription factor EB isoform X1, with the protein product MVLLREPAAAMASRIGLRMQLMREQAQQEEQRERMQQQAVMHYMQQQQQQQQLGGPPTPAINTPIHFQSPPPVPGEVLKVQSYLENPTSYHLQQSRDQKVREYLSETYGNKFAAHISPAQGSPKPLPAASPGVRPAHVLSSSAGNSAPNSPMAMLHIGSNPEREFDVIDNIMCLDDVLGFINPETQMPNTLPLSSSHLNVYSGDPQVTASLVGVTSSSCPADLTQKRELTDAESRALAKERQKKDNHNLIERRRRFNINDRIKELGMLIPKANDLDVRWNKGTILKASVDYIRRMQKDLQKSRELENHSRRLEMTNKQLWLRIQELEMQARVHGLPTTSPSGMNMAELAQQVVKQELPSEEGPGEALLLGAEVPDPEPLPALPPQAPLPPPAQPPQPPSPFHHLDFSHNLSFGGGGNEGPPGYPEPLGPEHASPFPDLSKKDLDLMLLDDSLLPLASDPLFSTMSPEASKASSRRSSFSMEEGDVL